One stretch of Leadbetterella byssophila DSM 17132 DNA includes these proteins:
- a CDS encoding helix-turn-helix domain-containing protein has translation MKPLQFTIPVTPDKSVLVQEDRIPHFYPYLHRHKEAQLIWVRKGSGTLIVDNNFHDFTDGDIFLIAPQQSHVFRSNSGEPEEGIHTLSVFYDPDGSLNALLNLPELRPFHGFIKEYRGGFKVPHEHVAHISKRMLKIQKATHTDQIIHFLHLLRAFCKMEPKPVQLAPLNNEIISEGEGLRMGKIYNYVLKNYKNPLTLDDVAAAAHLTPQAFCRYFKKHTGVTFVTFLNELRVTEACKNLTSGKFDNISSVAYSCGFNSIANFNRVFKNVAGTSPKDYLTKYLKNVS, from the coding sequence ATGAAACCTTTACAGTTTACCATCCCGGTTACACCTGATAAATCAGTTCTTGTCCAAGAAGATAGAATACCTCATTTCTATCCTTATCTTCATAGACATAAAGAGGCTCAACTGATCTGGGTAAGAAAAGGGAGCGGAACATTAATAGTAGATAATAACTTCCATGATTTTACAGATGGAGATATCTTCTTGATTGCTCCTCAACAGTCGCACGTTTTCAGATCAAACTCCGGAGAACCCGAAGAAGGTATTCATACCCTTTCTGTCTTTTATGATCCGGACGGATCTCTCAATGCCCTTTTGAATCTTCCTGAACTCAGACCCTTCCATGGCTTCATAAAGGAATACAGAGGTGGATTTAAAGTCCCTCACGAACATGTAGCCCATATCTCGAAGAGGATGCTTAAGATCCAAAAGGCAACGCACACGGATCAGATCATTCATTTCTTACATCTCCTACGTGCCTTTTGTAAGATGGAACCAAAGCCTGTGCAATTGGCCCCGTTGAACAACGAGATCATTTCAGAGGGAGAAGGTTTGAGAATGGGCAAAATCTACAATTACGTTCTCAAGAATTACAAAAACCCACTCACGCTTGATGATGTGGCAGCAGCAGCCCACCTGACCCCTCAAGCGTTCTGCAGATATTTCAAAAAACACACTGGTGTAACCTTTGTGACCTTCTTAAACGAACTTCGCGTGACAGAAGCTTGCAAGAATCTAACCAGTGGTAAATTTGATAACATCTCAAGTGTAGCCTACAGTTGCGGTTTCAATAGCATAGCTAACTTCAACCGCGTATTTAAAAACGTAGCGGGAACTTCGCCTAAAGATTACCTAACCAAATACCTTAAAAACGTATCATGA
- the deoD gene encoding purine-nucleoside phosphorylase: MRSIHLEAEVGEIAETVLLPGDPLRAKFVAENYLTEVKCYNKVRNMFGFTGLYKGERVSIQGTGMGMGSAGIYIHELINTYQCKNLIRVGTCGSIQENLDLGQVLLVTAACGDSDANSILFQNQHFAPTASFELLLKAHESAKEQNIKVHPGLVFSTNTFYDLVPNRWDVWKAHGVLGIDMETEILYTMAARFGVNALSLLTVSDNILTGQASSQEEREKTYNEMMEIALSLI; this comes from the coding sequence ATGAGAAGTATACACTTAGAAGCGGAAGTTGGAGAAATAGCGGAAACCGTTTTATTGCCAGGAGATCCTTTACGAGCAAAATTCGTGGCAGAAAACTATTTGACAGAGGTCAAATGCTATAATAAAGTGAGAAACATGTTCGGATTTACCGGACTGTACAAAGGGGAACGCGTTTCCATCCAAGGTACAGGTATGGGAATGGGTAGTGCCGGAATATATATTCACGAACTGATCAATACCTATCAATGCAAGAACTTGATCAGAGTTGGCACTTGCGGATCTATCCAGGAGAATTTGGACCTAGGACAAGTCCTGCTGGTGACTGCTGCCTGCGGAGATTCAGATGCCAACTCCATATTATTCCAAAACCAGCACTTCGCACCTACCGCCAGCTTCGAACTCCTACTTAAAGCCCATGAATCTGCGAAAGAACAAAACATCAAGGTTCATCCCGGTTTAGTATTCAGTACTAACACCTTCTATGACCTGGTTCCTAACAGATGGGATGTTTGGAAAGCTCACGGCGTATTAGGTATAGACATGGAAACTGAAATCCTCTATACCATGGCCGCCAGATTTGGGGTCAATGCGCTTTCCCTATTGACGGTGAGTGATAATATTTTAACCGGACAGGCTTCCAGCCAGGAAGAGAGGGAAAAAACCTATAACGAAATGATGGAAATAGCATTAAGTTTAATCTAG